A single genomic interval of Lewinellaceae bacterium harbors:
- the ppk1 gene encoding polyphosphate kinase 1, whose amino-acid sequence MNNMPYIDRDVSWLSFNYRVLQEAKDPSVPLLERVKFLAIYSSNLDEFFRIRIANHRNLLRVGKKTMRKLDYAPAITLNNILKIVKKQQEEFSYIFENQIVPLLQENKIFLLRGYELNPEQRDFIDTYFENHLLPFVQPVLLVKNKIRPFLNNAALYLVLHLRELELANAPSEFAIIKIPSDHLPRFIQLPSSRPERYDLIILDDVVRHSVQWLFPGYEIIDSYSIKLTRDAELYIDDEFSGDLIQKIRRSLTKRNIGPASRLVYDREIPDKVLHFLMQVFELAEEDLMPEGRYHNNSDFFTFPNFDKIHLKEIPLPPLPHPLEKAPDYFAAIRQSDHMVHMPYQSYESVILFFEKAADDPQVTHIKIIQYRVAAVSRIMSALIRAVQAGKHVSAFIEVKARFDEQANIEWGEKLEKAGVNVHYSFPGLKVHAKVALVRRVETRGPMIYTYFSTGNFHEGTARIYSDFGLFTADRKLTREAARLFSYLETVKRPRTPFRHILVGQFGFREKLEDYIRFEIDQAKAGKPSYILLKLNSLQDIEMIKLLYEASQAGVKIKLIIRGICSLVPGVRGYSENIECISIVDRFLEHARVYVFHHGGKELMYLGSADWMTRNLSHRIETAIPVYNPTIKKTIHDLLQIQLNDNVKARLVKHKLNNQYKRDGSDLAIRSQTETYYYFKRLQDEL is encoded by the coding sequence ATGAATAATATGCCTTACATAGACCGGGATGTAAGCTGGTTATCTTTTAACTACCGGGTATTGCAAGAAGCCAAGGATCCTTCGGTGCCTTTGCTTGAACGTGTGAAATTCCTGGCCATCTACTCATCCAACCTCGATGAATTCTTTCGCATTCGCATAGCCAATCACCGGAACCTGCTGAGGGTAGGCAAAAAAACCATGCGGAAACTCGATTATGCCCCGGCAATCACCCTGAACAACATTCTGAAAATAGTCAAGAAACAACAGGAGGAATTCAGCTATATCTTTGAAAATCAGATCGTACCACTGCTTCAGGAGAACAAGATCTTTCTGCTTCGCGGTTATGAGCTGAACCCGGAACAACGGGACTTCATTGATACTTATTTTGAGAACCACCTGCTTCCATTCGTGCAGCCGGTGTTGCTGGTAAAAAACAAGATCCGGCCATTTCTGAATAATGCGGCGCTTTATCTGGTCCTCCACCTACGTGAACTTGAACTGGCGAACGCACCTTCCGAATTCGCCATCATTAAAATCCCATCGGACCACTTGCCGCGGTTTATACAGTTGCCCAGCTCGCGACCGGAACGATACGATCTGATCATCCTTGATGATGTCGTCCGGCATAGTGTACAATGGCTGTTCCCTGGGTACGAAATCATAGATTCCTATTCGATCAAGCTCACGCGCGATGCAGAATTGTACATTGACGACGAGTTTTCAGGCGATCTGATTCAGAAAATACGCCGAAGCCTGACGAAACGAAATATCGGCCCGGCCAGCCGGCTGGTCTACGACCGGGAAATACCGGATAAAGTATTGCATTTCCTGATGCAGGTGTTTGAACTGGCAGAAGAAGACCTCATGCCGGAAGGTCGCTATCACAACAACAGTGACTTTTTCACCTTCCCCAATTTTGACAAGATACATCTGAAGGAGATCCCACTGCCACCGCTGCCCCACCCCCTTGAGAAAGCGCCCGATTATTTTGCAGCGATACGGCAGTCCGACCACATGGTGCACATGCCCTACCAATCGTACGAATCCGTGATCCTCTTCTTTGAAAAAGCAGCGGATGATCCACAGGTAACACATATCAAGATCATCCAATACCGGGTAGCTGCCGTGTCAAGGATCATGAGCGCCCTGATCCGGGCAGTACAAGCCGGCAAACATGTCAGCGCATTCATCGAAGTGAAAGCCCGCTTTGATGAACAGGCTAATATCGAATGGGGTGAAAAACTGGAGAAAGCAGGCGTCAATGTGCATTACAGTTTTCCTGGATTGAAAGTACATGCGAAAGTAGCGCTTGTACGCCGTGTGGAGACCCGTGGACCTATGATCTACACCTACTTCAGTACAGGTAATTTCCACGAAGGTACCGCCCGGATTTACAGTGACTTTGGCCTCTTTACTGCAGACCGGAAGTTAACCAGGGAAGCAGCCCGGCTTTTTTCTTATCTGGAAACGGTCAAGCGGCCGCGAACCCCATTCAGGCATATCCTGGTGGGACAGTTTGGATTTAGGGAAAAGCTGGAAGATTACATTCGCTTTGAAATAGATCAGGCAAAAGCCGGAAAACCTTCCTATATCCTCTTGAAACTAAATTCGCTGCAGGACATTGAAATGATCAAGCTCCTCTACGAAGCCAGTCAGGCTGGTGTAAAGATCAAGTTGATCATCCGCGGCATTTGTTCACTGGTGCCCGGGGTACGCGGATACAGTGAGAACATCGAATGCATCAGTATTGTCGACCGCTTCTTGGAACATGCCAGGGTATATGTCTTTCATCATGGCGGGAAAGAGTTAATGTACCTTGGATCTGCTGACTGGATGACCCGAAATCTGAGTCACCGGATTGAAACAGCAATCCCGGTATACAACCCAACCATAAAAAAAACAATTCACGATCTGCTACAGATCCAGCTCAACGACAATGTGAAAGCCCGGCTGGTCAAACACAAGCTT
- a CDS encoding TonB-dependent receptor: protein MRFILILASGLYLTTSTAQSTDSLQSLNLEEVTVKESRLTMPLTQTMHSITLLEGKDIHKMNAQSLMQVLQYAGGLDLRQRGVHGVQGDLSIRGGTFDQVLVLVDGIPLSDPQTGHHLMNIPVPLDLIERIEILKGPAARRYGPNAFSGAIQIITRDDLSKNFNLGLSGGQYGTGKISGSVSLPGPNVNQWFSASRSWSEGYRHNTDYNLSDLFYKNKFQLGRESFELLAMHSDRAFGANGFYASPDFTEQFEAIQTSVVGLQMNHVTAKWVWQPRLSWRRNQDEYIFVRSNPSLYRNLHISNVWTAEVNGTGVYRWGQIGLGISNQGALLHSNNLGRRQRQISSAYLDYRGEWLNDRIIVNAGISAHQVTDWGLHVFPGLDAGFRFSNQFRIFGTIGSTWRAPTFTDLYYTDRLNVGNPDLQPESAITYEGGLYWMPQHSSLRLGYFVRDGKNLIDWTKAAADDPWRPDNFGSVTYSGWEFEYQWWSTLSWLTYMYASYNYIQGINHASESQFSRYALDHLRNQVQFQVQLRLTSKWNATLAYRYLDRENLEDYQLVDLRTGFTWPHLEWYLQMDNLFNTIYTETNLVPMPGRWITTGVKVSLDYD, encoded by the coding sequence ATGCGCTTCATCCTCATACTGGCCAGTGGTCTGTATCTGACCACCTCAACTGCTCAATCAACGGACTCACTTCAATCCCTGAATCTGGAGGAGGTTACTGTTAAAGAGTCCCGGCTCACGATGCCGCTTACCCAAACCATGCATTCCATAACCCTGCTCGAGGGAAAGGACATTCACAAAATGAATGCGCAAAGTTTGATGCAGGTATTGCAATATGCCGGAGGATTGGATCTGCGTCAACGCGGTGTGCACGGTGTCCAGGGTGATCTTAGCATCCGGGGGGGAACCTTTGATCAGGTTTTGGTTTTAGTTGACGGAATCCCGCTGAGTGATCCGCAAACCGGGCACCATCTGATGAATATTCCTGTCCCGCTGGATTTGATTGAGCGCATAGAGATCCTGAAAGGACCGGCTGCACGGCGGTATGGCCCCAATGCATTCTCAGGCGCAATCCAGATAATAACCCGGGATGACCTCTCGAAAAACTTCAATCTGGGTCTTTCCGGTGGGCAGTATGGCACCGGAAAGATATCCGGTTCCGTATCCCTCCCCGGCCCTAATGTCAATCAATGGTTTTCAGCCTCCCGTAGCTGGAGTGAGGGATATCGCCATAATACCGACTACAACCTTTCCGACCTGTTCTATAAAAATAAATTTCAGCTCGGACGGGAATCCTTTGAATTACTCGCCATGCACTCGGACCGGGCGTTTGGCGCCAATGGATTTTACGCCAGCCCCGATTTTACCGAACAATTTGAAGCCATTCAGACCAGTGTAGTGGGCTTGCAAATGAATCATGTCACCGCAAAATGGGTATGGCAGCCCCGTCTATCCTGGCGTCGCAACCAGGATGAATACATCTTTGTCCGGTCCAACCCCTCTTTATACCGTAACCTGCACATCAGCAATGTGTGGACTGCCGAAGTCAATGGTACGGGCGTCTATCGCTGGGGACAAATCGGATTGGGGATCTCCAACCAGGGAGCCCTTTTGCATTCCAACAATCTGGGCCGGCGACAACGACAGATCAGTTCAGCCTACCTCGACTACCGCGGCGAATGGTTGAATGACCGGATCATCGTGAATGCCGGAATATCTGCTCACCAGGTTACCGATTGGGGCCTGCATGTATTTCCAGGACTGGACGCCGGGTTCAGGTTTTCCAATCAATTCCGGATTTTTGGCACCATCGGGTCAACCTGGAGGGCTCCCACCTTTACGGACCTCTACTACACCGACCGACTCAATGTCGGCAATCCGGATCTGCAACCGGAGTCGGCCATCACCTATGAAGGTGGTTTGTACTGGATGCCTCAGCACAGTTCATTAAGACTTGGATATTTTGTTCGTGACGGTAAAAATCTGATCGATTGGACCAAGGCAGCGGCCGATGATCCATGGCGACCGGACAATTTTGGCTCTGTCACATACAGCGGTTGGGAATTCGAATACCAGTGGTGGTCTACCCTATCCTGGCTTACCTATATGTATGCCAGCTACAACTATATCCAGGGGATCAATCACGCTTCGGAAAGCCAGTTCAGCCGTTACGCACTGGATCATTTAAGAAACCAAGTTCAATTTCAGGTTCAATTGAGGCTAACTTCTAAATGGAATGCCACCCTGGCCTATCGTTATCTGGATCGCGAAAATCTCGAAGATTATCAACTGGTCGATTTGCGAACCGGGTTCACCTGGCCTCATCTGGAATGGTATTTACAAATGGACAATCTATTCAATACGATCTATACAGAAACCAATTTGGTACCCATGCCTGGGAGATGGATCACGACGGGCGTCAAGGTGTCACTTGATTATGATTAA